The following are encoded in a window of Arcobacter arenosus genomic DNA:
- a CDS encoding GntR family transcriptional regulator: MINATQKAYNEILRRILSLELPPGTYISRNDLAEQLEISKTPIREALQLLEQDKLVKIFPQSKTLVTKINIDEIKRSNFFRVAVEIEVLREMIEKYDEKTLAKIERNLKKQEEISEDVTRLNEFDELDKEFHSIMFNSIGQDELNELLRSKMGHKKRANRLELPINGKIKKLYEDHKSIYDAIKEKNFKKAEKAMRTHLSRTISRIDDLKKEKPYFFD; the protein is encoded by the coding sequence ATGATAAATGCAACACAAAAAGCTTATAATGAAATATTAAGAAGAATACTTAGTTTAGAGTTGCCACCTGGTACATATATTTCAAGAAATGATTTAGCAGAACAATTAGAGATTAGTAAAACTCCTATTAGAGAAGCATTACAACTTTTAGAACAAGATAAATTAGTAAAAATTTTTCCTCAGTCTAAAACCTTGGTTACTAAAATAAATATTGATGAGATTAAAAGAAGTAATTTTTTTAGAGTTGCAGTTGAAATAGAAGTTTTAAGAGAGATGATTGAGAAATATGATGAAAAAACTCTTGCAAAGATTGAAAGAAATCTGAAAAAACAAGAAGAGATTTCAGAAGATGTAACAAGATTAAATGAGTTTGATGAACTTGATAAAGAGTTTCATTCAATAATGTTTAATTCAATTGGTCAAGACGAATTAAATGAACTGTTAAGATCTAAAATGGGTCATAAAAAAAGAGCGAATAGACTTGAGCTACCAATTAATGGAAAAATAAAAAAGCTTTATGAAGACCATAAATCTATTTATGATGCAATAAAAGAGAAAAACTTTAAAAAAGCAGAAAAGGCAATGAGAACTCATTTATCTAGAACAATTTCTAGAATAGATGACTTAAAAAAAGAAAAACCCTATTTTTTTGATTAA
- a CDS encoding universal stress protein: MIYEKMFFPIGGGDELEERLYGAFLIAKYFNTRLEVLQSYYKTSKGIADGLLLPHDIHDSIEEVLRNRIESEKHEFLALVEKVKKDVGIVEDENLKIDLKIKEGVRSSMIELYSKISDIVITATPPSGIPTATFETITQRTGKPVIMFPRVMRKFSTDSIVIGWNNSPQSSRALTSSIPLLKMAKRVEIVTAGQFIEYGSLLEDMVEYLKLHGINATAKIIKTTMVPGEALLNHAIEGNFDMIVAGTHGHKGLRELMLGGTTRYFLENAHIPVFLSY, encoded by the coding sequence ATGATTTATGAAAAGATGTTTTTCCCAATTGGTGGTGGTGATGAGTTAGAAGAAAGACTATATGGTGCTTTTTTAATTGCAAAATACTTTAATACAAGATTAGAGGTTTTACAATCTTATTATAAAACTTCAAAGGGTATAGCAGATGGATTATTACTGCCCCATGATATTCATGATTCTATTGAAGAGGTTTTACGAAATAGAATTGAAAGTGAAAAACATGAGTTTTTAGCTTTGGTTGAGAAAGTTAAAAAAGATGTTGGTATTGTTGAAGATGAAAATCTGAAAATTGATTTAAAAATAAAAGAGGGTGTTAGAAGTTCAATGATTGAACTATATTCAAAAATCTCTGATATTGTAATTACTGCTACTCCACCTTCAGGAATTCCAACAGCTACCTTTGAAACTATAACGCAAAGAACTGGAAAGCCTGTAATTATGTTCCCTAGAGTTATGAGAAAGTTTTCAACTGATTCTATTGTAATTGGATGGAATAACTCCCCTCAATCTTCAAGGGCTCTAACATCTTCAATACCACTTTTGAAAATGGCAAAAAGAGTTGAAATTGTTACTGCTGGACAGTTTATTGAATATGGCTCATTATTAGAAGATATGGTTGAGTATTTAAAACTACATGGTATTAATGCAACTGCTAAAATTATAAAAACCACAATGGTTCCAGGAGAAGCCCTTCTTAATCATGCAATTGAAGGAAATTTTGATATGATTGTTGCAGGAACCCATGGACATAAAGGTCTTAGAGAACTTATGCTTGGTGGTACAACTAGATATTTTCTAGAAAATGCCCATATCCCTGTTTTTCTATCGTATTAA
- a CDS encoding AbrB family transcriptional regulator, with the protein MIYALCVGLIGSLIFIYFHLPLPWLLGSILATSLAVRFEKLPIQNPKLFASPARIVIGLTIGSSFTPQVLEYIGSYFFSLLFIIPFSAITIIAGLIYYEKFLGFDKKTAYLSAMPGGLIEMIIIAEEIKADIAKITLVQSSRLFFIVVSLPFIIQYILGIDIRGNQTITTSVVNVNLLELIFLFVVGIFAAVFAKKIKLSAAFLIGPMIISIILHLTAVVTTPMPDELLKFVQVVFGTLIGFTFKGIKLSEVMKTLLGTFGHFLILIFISFIFIVIVSSLFDFDLLSILLAFSPGGQADINLIAILVGATVPYITLHHIVRLFIVVNIAYFFAKKI; encoded by the coding sequence ATGATATACGCCTTATGTGTAGGGTTAATTGGCTCCTTGATATTTATCTATTTTCATCTTCCCTTACCTTGGCTTTTAGGGTCTATCCTTGCAACTTCTTTAGCTGTTAGATTTGAAAAACTTCCTATCCAAAATCCAAAACTTTTTGCATCCCCTGCTAGAATAGTTATTGGTCTTACTATTGGAAGCTCTTTTACACCTCAAGTTTTAGAATATATTGGTAGCTACTTTTTTTCACTACTATTTATAATTCCTTTTTCGGCAATTACAATCATTGCAGGTCTTATATATTATGAGAAGTTTTTAGGTTTTGATAAAAAAACTGCATATTTAAGTGCTATGCCAGGTGGGCTTATTGAGATGATTATAATAGCAGAAGAGATTAAAGCAGATATTGCAAAGATAACTTTAGTTCAATCTTCAAGACTATTTTTTATTGTGGTTTCACTCCCCTTTATTATTCAATATATATTAGGTATTGATATTAGAGGAAATCAAACTATTACAACATCAGTTGTAAATGTTAACTTATTGGAATTGATATTTTTATTTGTAGTGGGAATTTTTGCTGCAGTTTTTGCAAAAAAGATTAAGTTATCTGCAGCATTTTTAATTGGTCCTATGATAATTAGTATCATCTTACATTTAACAGCAGTTGTTACTACACCAATGCCAGATGAACTTTTAAAATTTGTACAAGTTGTTTTTGGAACTTTAATTGGATTTACTTTTAAAGGTATAAAGTTAAGTGAAGTTATGAAAACTCTTTTAGGAACATTTGGGCATTTTTTAATACTTATTTTTATCTCATTTATTTTTATAGTAATAGTATCTTCACTTTTTGATTTTGATTTATTATCTATTTTACTAGCATTTTCACCGGGAGGACAAGCTGATATAAACTTAATTGCTATCTTAGTAGGAGCAACAGTTCCATATATAACCTTACATCATATAGTAAGACTTTTTATTGTAGTAAATATTGCTTATTTCTTTGCAAAAAAAATATAA
- a CDS encoding cache domain-containing protein, which yields MKNKYKKDVEVSVKKTALLGSTIIILIVATVIGSSLIKTEYNNFKLHIKNFKNTLIEREKFYIKTSVENIKNDIEFEKISILNNKKQRIKNQSIIAYNLINSLYSQTKMSSKEEIIDLIKSAITNIAKEENDIHYFIFDTQGNLLLNTENPTEEGVNFLDFEDINGVKFINEMIDNKKQEQKYVEYFWYKPSKKITFSRQFKPLGIIIGSSSFLESRNEELKDKLLKKIMLQKFNQEEFLFIYHINSLNNILEQSTLLIDRNIYSEDEDLEAIEKLMIDTGYKGDEYISYSNNQKIIYGTYLTKLRFFIGIGINLSHIYDIVQKEKEISLKNMNENISKLIVIIVIMAFIFFIISVAFTKRIEKLLKVYKENVILNEEKYQLLFNYSNDAFLISEIKNHNSSIISCNQTALELTAYEDNELIEHDFFSLFEGLGLEELKKNKSLFKTVKLKTKDEKIKNVEVNVIIYDYENKELLFASLRDVTERTKLIEEKAKQDNMLIQKSKMAAMGEMIGNIAHQWRQPLSQVSGLFFDIESAYDYKELDKKYLSQRVEEANDLLEYMSKTIDDFRNFFNPNSKIEDFFVTVALSNAINIISSTLKFHNIELEIDCSETFHVNGYKNEYSQAIVNIISNAKDILVERKIQKPKIKIYNKEVDGKETLFIEDNAGGIEEDIISRIFEPYFTTKRDYGTGIGLYMTKLIIEEKMKGSISVENSEKGALFAIRI from the coding sequence TTGAAAAATAAGTACAAAAAAGATGTAGAGGTTAGTGTAAAGAAAACCGCTTTACTTGGTTCTACAATAATTATTCTAATTGTTGCTACAGTTATTGGTTCAAGTCTTATAAAGACAGAATATAACAATTTCAAATTACATATAAAAAATTTTAAAAATACACTAATAGAGAGGGAAAAATTTTATATAAAAACTTCTGTAGAAAATATCAAAAATGATATTGAATTTGAAAAAATCTCTATTTTAAATAATAAAAAACAAAGAATTAAAAATCAGTCAATAATCGCTTACAATCTTATAAATTCTTTATACTCTCAAACAAAAATGTCTTCAAAAGAGGAGATAATTGATTTAATAAAAAGTGCAATAACTAATATTGCAAAAGAAGAGAATGATATCCACTATTTTATCTTTGATACCCAAGGAAACTTACTTTTAAATACAGAAAATCCAACTGAAGAGGGTGTAAACTTTTTAGATTTTGAAGATATAAATGGTGTAAAATTTATTAATGAAATGATTGATAATAAAAAACAAGAACAAAAATATGTTGAATATTTTTGGTATAAACCTAGTAAGAAAATCACCTTTTCTAGACAGTTTAAACCTTTGGGAATAATTATTGGTTCCTCAAGTTTCCTTGAAAGTAGAAATGAAGAGTTAAAAGATAAGCTTTTAAAAAAGATTATGCTACAAAAATTTAATCAAGAAGAATTTTTATTTATCTATCATATAAATAGCTTAAATAATATCTTGGAGCAAAGTACTTTATTAATTGATAGAAATATATACAGTGAAGATGAAGATTTAGAAGCTATTGAAAAGTTGATGATTGATACAGGTTATAAAGGTGATGAATATATTAGTTATTCAAATAATCAAAAAATCATCTATGGTACCTATCTTACAAAACTTAGATTCTTTATTGGTATTGGAATTAACCTTTCTCATATTTATGATATTGTTCAAAAAGAAAAAGAGATATCTTTAAAAAATATGAATGAAAATATCTCAAAACTTATTGTTATCATTGTAATTATGGCATTTATATTTTTTATTATTTCAGTTGCCTTTACAAAAAGAATTGAAAAGCTTTTAAAAGTATATAAAGAAAATGTAATACTAAATGAAGAAAAATATCAGTTGCTTTTTAATTATAGTAATGATGCTTTTTTAATCTCAGAAATAAAAAATCATAATTCATCAATTATAAGTTGTAATCAAACAGCTTTAGAGTTAACTGCATATGAAGATAATGAGCTTATAGAACATGACTTTTTCTCTTTATTTGAAGGCTTAGGGTTAGAGGAACTTAAAAAAAATAAGTCTTTGTTTAAAACTGTAAAACTAAAAACAAAAGATGAAAAAATCAAAAATGTTGAGGTTAATGTAATCATCTATGATTATGAAAACAAAGAACTTTTATTTGCTTCATTAAGAGATGTTACAGAAAGAACAAAGCTTATTGAGGAAAAAGCAAAACAAGATAATATGCTTATTCAAAAATCAAAAATGGCAGCTATGGGGGAGATGATTGGTAATATTGCTCACCAATGGAGACAACCTTTATCTCAGGTTTCGGGATTATTCTTTGATATAGAATCAGCTTATGACTATAAAGAATTAGATAAAAAATATCTTAGCCAAAGAGTTGAAGAGGCAAATGATTTATTAGAATATATGTCTAAAACAATTGATGATTTTAGAAACTTTTTTAATCCTAATTCTAAAATTGAAGATTTTTTTGTAACTGTTGCATTGTCTAATGCAATAAATATAATTAGTTCAACTTTAAAATTTCATAATATTGAACTTGAAATAGATTGTAGTGAAACTTTTCATGTAAATGGTTATAAAAATGAATACTCTCAAGCTATTGTAAATATTATCTCAAATGCAAAAGATATTTTAGTTGAAAGAAAAATCCAAAAACCAAAAATAAAAATCTATAACAAAGAAGTAGATGGGAAAGAAACCTTATTTATTGAAGATAATGCTGGTGGTATTGAAGAAGATATTATTAGTAGAATTTTTGAACCATATTTTACAACTAAACGTGATTATGGGACAGGAATTGGACTTTATATGACAAAACTTATTATAGAAGAGAAAATGAAAGGCTCTATAAGTGTTGAAAACTCAGAAAAAGGGGCCTTGTTTGCTATCAGAATTTAA
- a CDS encoding response regulator transcription factor — MDKFKQFTVLYIEDDEGVRTVNSRFLSRMFNELYEAKDGEEGYELYKKCHPDIILTDINMPKLDGISLAKKIRKEDKNTKIIISTAYSDKEYLLEAIELNLEKYIIKPLNSRNLLPALTKAVEGLEDEKNVKIELCENFYFDNKTSLFYLDDKVLEMTKKELLFLKLLVLNKNRVVSYEEIERFVWGDEYMSLNSLRTTIGFLRKKIPFNCIKNISNMGYKLKLEK; from the coding sequence ATGGATAAGTTTAAACAATTTACAGTTTTATATATTGAAGATGATGAAGGTGTTAGAACAGTAAACTCACGTTTCCTTTCTCGTATGTTTAATGAACTTTATGAGGCTAAAGATGGAGAAGAAGGATATGAACTTTATAAAAAATGTCATCCTGATATTATCCTAACTGATATAAATATGCCTAAACTAGATGGTATATCTCTTGCAAAAAAAATAAGAAAAGAAGATAAAAATACAAAAATTATAATCTCAACTGCATATAGTGATAAAGAGTATCTTCTTGAAGCAATTGAGTTAAATTTAGAGAAATATATAATTAAACCATTAAACAGTAGAAATTTACTTCCAGCTTTAACAAAGGCAGTTGAAGGATTAGAAGATGAAAAAAATGTCAAAATAGAATTATGTGAAAACTTTTATTTTGATAATAAAACCTCTTTATTTTATTTAGATGATAAAGTTCTTGAGATGACAAAAAAAGAGTTGTTATTTTTAAAACTTTTGGTTTTAAACAAAAATAGAGTGGTTTCATATGAAGAGATAGAAAGATTTGTTTGGGGTGATGAGTATATGAGTTTAAACTCCTTAAGAACAACAATTGGATTTTTGAGAAAAAAAATACCATTTAATTGTATTAAAAACATTTCAAATATGGGGTATAAATTAAAGCTTGAAAAATAA